Genomic segment of Paenibacillus sp. FSL R5-0912:
AGCGTCAGCCACAATGTAGTGCAAAGTGCCCGCATTCCGGTGCTGGTTGTTAAATAATAGAGATACTTGCAGAGGAGCGCTTAGGCGTTCCCCTTTTTTTCTGTGGAGATGGCCGGAATAGGCAGAATAAGAAAATTAAATGTGCCCAAAAGCGAACATTTGGGAGACATGATATGACAATGTTCGTGTTTAAGTTGACACGAAGTGTAGGGCATTGTTAAACTGAACCTATGAAGAGCTCGTATAAAACCGGGGATAAGGCCCGGAAGTTTCTACCCGGTAACCGTAAATTGCCGGACTACGAGGAAATAGGATAACTGAAACGGCCAGCCGCCGCCGCGTATACCGGGGGTGTGCTCTGCGCCGGCTCTCTTAAAGGCCGGGTATCTGCAGATGCCGGGGCAGTACTCTCCTAATTCCTTAGTAGTCCGGGTCCACCCGCAGCAAAATGCGTCTGGAATCCGGGCTATTTTTTTCGGATTTATGGGAAACTAGAGGGAAATGGGACACACTTAAATCCAAGGAATATCTATAACGGGAAACGGAAGGCTGGGTGAACAATGTCTGTGCAAGTAGGTGTCATTATGGGCAGCAAATCGGACTATGAAACTATGGAGCATGCATGTGCTGTGCTTGAGGAGCTGGGTGTGCCTTATGAGAAAAAGGTCATCTCTGCGCATCGCACACCGGATCTGATGTTCCGTTATGCCGAGGAAGCGGCGGAGCGCGGCTTGAAGGTGATTATCGCCGGAGCGGGCGGTGCGGCGCATCTGCCGGGTATGGTGGCAGCCAAAACGACGTTGCCGGTCATCGGTGTGCCTGTGCAGTCCAAGGCGTTGAACGGCCTGGACTCGCTGCTGTCGATTGTGCAGATGCCGGCTGGCATCCCGGTAGCCACGGTAGCCATTGGCCGTGCCGGAGCTACCAATGCAGGGCTGCTGGCTGCGCAGATCATCGGTGCATTCGAGCCGGAGGTGGCGAGAAAGGTGCAGCTGCGGCGCGAGGCAACCCAGCGCGAAGTGCTGGAAAGCAGCGAGACGCTATGAGGCCGGAGGAATCGACGGCCGGAGGCTCGGAGAGCGTGGCGCAGCAAAGAGCAGAGCGGGATCAAGCCGGAGCTGAGAGAATGGAGCGCCGGGATGAGGCAGCCGCTGGTGCTGTTGAAGCATCAGGGGCGGGAACGTCCCGGACGCTGCTGCCCGGCGCGACGATCGGCGTGCTCGGCGGCGGGCAGCTCGGGCGTATGATGGCGCTCTCCGGCAGCGCCATGGGGTACCGCTTCGTGGCGCTGGACCCCGCGCCGGATGCGCCCTGCGGGCAGGTTACGCCGCAGATTATTGCGGCGTACAACGACCGGGACGCGGCGCGTGAGCTGGCGCAGCGCGCGGACGTGATCACGTACGAGTTCGAGAACGTCGACGCGGGCGTAGCCGCGCTGCTGACGGAGGAATCGTACGTGCCGCAGGGCAGCGCGCTGCTGTATACGACGCAGCACCGGCTGCGCGAGAAGGCGGCGATCATCGCTGCGGGCGTGCCCGTTGCCCCGTACCGCAAGGTCGGCAGCCTGGCGGAGCTTGAGGCCGCGGCTGCCGACCTGGGCCTGCCCTGTGTGCTGAAGACAGCCACAGGGGGGTATGACGGCAAGGGACAAGCCGTCATCCGCCGGCCGGAAGAGCTTGCAGCAGCGTTCCGGCAGGTAGCGCCGGGAGCGGCGGCTCCAGCACCGCAAGCAAGCGGGGCAGCGGCTTCGCCCGACTCGCCGGGAGCGGCTGAAGCGGAAGACGCTGCCGAGGCCACGGCACACGCACCCGAGCTGGTGCTGGAGAAATTTATCGCCTTCAAATGCGAAATTTCGGTCATTGCCGCCCGGAGCCCAGCGGGTGAAGTTAAGAGCTTCCCGCCCGCAGAGAACATCCACGTGGACAATATCCTGCATCTCTCGATTGTGCCCGCAAGGGTGCCGGAGGAGATTCAGCGCCGGGCCTGCGAGCTGGCCGAGCAGATTGTCTCCGGCATGGATGCCGTCGGACTGCTGGCTGTGGAGATGTTCGTGACGGAGGACGGAGAGCTGTTCGTCAACGAGCTGGCTCCGCGCCCGCATAATTCCGGGCATTATACAATGGATGCCTGCGTAACCTCACAGTTCGAGCAGCATGTGCGGGCGATCTGCAATCTGCCGCTGGGTGACACTACGCTGCTTACGCCTGTAGTTATGGTGAATGTGCTCGGCCAGCATCTGGAGGGTGCCATTCAGGCGGCCTGCACTGCGGATGAAGGAACAAACCGGCTTGGGGTATCCCCTAAGCTTCATATATATGGCAAGACTGAGAGCAAGACTGGCCGCAAAATGGGCCATATCAACCTGCTCTGTAAGGACACCGGAGACGGCCTGTCCTGGGTAGAGCAAACTAACCTTTGGAGGAACTGACAAGCTATGATCGAACGTTACAGCAGACCTGAGATGCGGGCCATTTGGACCGAGGAAAATAAATTTAACGCGTGGCTGGAAGTTGAGATTTGCGCCTGTGAGGCTTGGGCCGAGCTGGGAGTGATCCCGCATGAGGATGCCGCGAAGCTGCGCAAGGACGCCAAATTCGACATCGCGCGGATCGACGAAATTGAACAGGAAACGCGTCATGATGTAATTGCTTTTACCCGTGCAGTATCCGAGAGCCTGGGTGCAGAACGCAAATGGGTGCATTACGGACTGACCTCCACGGACGTTGTCGATACGGCGCTTGGCTACCTGCTGCGTCAGGCCAACGAAATTCTGGAGCAGGATATCATCCGGTTCATTGAGATTCTTAAAGATAAGGCAGTAGCTTACAAGGATACCCCGATGATGGGCCGTACACACGGCGTACACGCTGAGCCAACGACTTTTGGACTCAAGATGGCGCTCTGGTATGAGGAAATGAAGCGTAATCTGGAGCGTTTCCGTCATGCGGCGAATGGCGTCCAATTCGGTAAAATCTCCGGGGCTGTCGGCACCTATGCCAACATAGACCCATTCGTTGAAGAATTTGTCTGCCGCAAGCTGGGCACCAGCCCGGCACCGATCTCCACACAGACGCTGCAGCGTGACCGTCACGCGGAGTACATGGCTGCGCTGGCACTGGTCGCCACTTCTCTGGACAAGTTCGCTACTGAAATCCGCGCTTTGCAGAAGAGTGAGATCCGCGAGGTGGAGGAAGCTTTTGCCAAAGGTCAAAAGGGATCATCCGCTATGCCACATAAGCGCAACCCGATCGGCAGCGAGAACATCTCCGGCCTGTCCCGCGTGATCCGCGGGCACATGGTTACAGCATACGAGAACGTGCCGCTGTGGCATGAACGCGATATCTCGCATTCCTCGGTAGAGCGGATCATTCTGCCGGATGCGACCATGCTGCTGAACTATATGCTGAACCGCTTCGGCAACATCGTGAAGAACCTGACTGTATTCCCGGACAACATGAAGCGCAACATGAACCGCACCTTCGGTGTTCCGTTCTCCGGCCGCATCCTGACGAAGCTGATCGACAAAGGCTTCAGCCGCGAGCAGGCATACGACACTGTACAGCCGCGTGCGATGCAGGCTTGGGAAGAACAAACACAGTTCCGTGACATCGTTGAAGCTACACCGGAAATCACTGCTGTGCTTAGTCCGGAAGAGATCGAGGATGCTTTCAATCCTTCTTGGCACCTCAAGCATGTGGATACCATTTTCCACAAGCTGGAGCTAATCTAAAAAAAAGGTGAGTCAGTGGTGAACTGATGAGCTGGAGAAGATACGGGCGGAGGGATGGGGAGTTGTTGTTCTGGAGCGATAAGCGACAGAATTGAAGCTGAGAGATTAGTTAATAAGGAACGGAGAGGAATTTTGGAACTGGAAGAAGCGTCAGCGTTCGCCTTTATGGTCAGATTTCTACCACAGCCTGTGGTTCAATCAGAGAAATATGACCATAACAGCGATCGGAAGTCCAAAATTTTTTGTAGTGGCCGATTAACTAGCCGTTCAGTTCAATTCTCCCGCGTAGCGGGGAATGACAGCGTCCCAGGCGCTTTTAGCCCAAATATAAGCAAGATCATTTGTTCAAGGGAGGAAAGGTCATGACATCAACGGCCGTATCCACAGCCGTGGAACTCGTAAATGCGCCGCTGCTCTACAAAGGTAAGGTTCGTGAGCTGTACGATTTGGGGGATGAGGTACTGATCGTCGTTACGGACCGCATTTCCGCATTTGATTACGTGCTGGACCCGGCGATTCCGGACAAAGGCAATGTGCTTAACCGGCTTAGCGCTTTCTGGTTCGGTCAGACCAAGGAGCTCATTGAGAACCATGTGGTTCATATCGATGTAGACCGGCTCGGGGATATTGTACGGGACCGCGAAGCACTGAAGAACCGCATCATGGTTGTCCGCAAAGCAGAGCGGATTGATATCGAATGTGTCGTGCGCGGCTGCATTACCGGCGGAGGCTGGCGGCAGTACCAGGAGACAGGTAAAGTGAACGGCATCGAGCTTCCCAAAGGGCTCCGCAAGAATGCGGTGCTGGCCGAACCGATTTTTACACCGGCAGCGAAGAATGATGTCGGCCATGATGAGGACATTCCTTTTGAGCAGATGCAGGAGCTGATTGGCGCGGAGCTTGCACTGGAGCTTAAGGAGAAGAGCCTGAAGCTGTTCGCTTTTGCCAGAGAATATTGTAACGACCGCGGCATTATTCTTGCGGATTGCAAATTCGAGTTCGGGCTGCTGGACGGCAAGGTCATCCTGATCGATGAGATTTTCACACCGGATGCTTCCCGTTTCTGGGCCAAAGACAAATATGCGCTGGATATCGAGATCGACAGCATGGATAAAGAGCCTGTACGGACGTACCTTTCGGCATCCTCCTGGGACAAGAATAGTACACCGGACCCGCTGCCGGCAGAAGTCGTTGAAGAGACCTCACGCCGTTACCTGGATATTTATCACCGCCTTACCGGGAAGTCGTTATAGATTGTTTTTGACGGAATGCTCTTATAGAAGTTAGCTCAATAAATTTTAGGAGGAACTACAAGCGTATGTTAAAAGCGACAGTCTACGTCACCATCAAAAAAAGCGTGCTCGATCCCCAAGGTGTAGCCGTGCAAGGGGCGCTGCATTCTGTAGGTTTCCAGGAAGTTGAAAGTCTGCGCATCGGCAAGTATATGGAGCTGACCCTCGATACCGATAACCGCGCAGAAGCGGAAGGACGCCTCAAGGAAATGTGCGAGAAGCTGCTGGCCAACACGGTGATCGAGGATTACCGCTACGAATTGGAGGACTAAAAGTCATGAAATTTGCTGTACTTGTCTTTCCAGGCTCCAATTGCGACATTGACTGCTACAAAGCAGTAGAAGACAGCCTCGGTGAACCAGTAGATTATGTGTGGCATACGGCGACGGATCTGTCGGCTTATGACTGCATTCTCGTGCCGGGCGGTTTCTCTTATGGTGACTATCTGCGCTGCGGCGCAATTTCCCGGTTCGCTCCGGTCATGGCTGAAGTGGCCAAGGCTGCGGAGCAGGGTAAATTCGTGCTCGGCATCTGCAACGGGTTCCAAATCCTGACCGAAGCGGGCCTCTTGCCAGGCGCTCTGCGCCGCAACATGTCGATGAAGTTCCGCTGTCATGACACGGTGCTTAAGGTCGTGAATAACACAACCCCGTTTACTATTGACTATGCGAAGGATGAAGAGATCGTCATTCCGATCGCGCATGGTGAAGGCAATTACTACTGCGATGAAGAGACTTTGGCTGAGCTTAAGGCTAATAACCAGATCGTGTTCACATACAGCGACAATCCGAACGGTTCAGTCGCTGATATTGCCGGAGTCAGCAATGTGGCGGGTAATGTGGTTGGTATGATGCCTCACCCGGAACGCGCAGCGAACAGCCTGCTTGGTTCGGAAGACGGCAAACGGATGTTCACATCCATTCTTACAACATGGAGGGATCGTTATGACGCAGCAAGTATCCGCTAAGGAGCCGACCGCAGAGCAAATCGCGGAGCAGAAAATCTACAGTCAGTTCGGTGTATCGGACAGCGAATATGAGCTCATTACCTCCTTCATGGGACGTAAGCCTAACTATACGGAGATCGGCGTGTTCAGTGTGATGTGGTCCGAGCACTGTGCCTATAAGAACTCGAAGCCGCTGCTGGGCCGTTTCCCGACAAGTGGACCGAAGGTACTGATGGGGCCGGGCGAAGGCGCGGGGATCGTCGATATCGGAGACAACCAGGCGGTGGTCTTCAAAATCGAAAGCCACAACCATCCATCAGCAGTTGAGCCTTATCAGGGCGCGGCGACCGGGGTGGGCGGGATTATCCGCGATATTTTCTCCATGGGCGCAAGACCGGTGGCGCTGCTGAATTCCCTGCGTTTCGGGAAGCTTGAGAGCGACCGGGTAAAGTATCTGTTCGAGCATGTTGTATCCGGGATCGCAGGCTACGGCAACTGTATCGGCATCCCTACCGTCGGCGGGGAAATTATGTTTGATGACAGCTATGACGGCAACCCGCTCGTCAACGCGATGTGTGTAGGACTGATTGATCATGATAAAATCCAGCGCGGTGTCGCCAAAGGTGTAGGCAACCCTGTGTTCTACGTGGGTCCTCCTACCGGCCGTGACGGGATTCACGGTGCGACCTTCGCCTCGGTTGAGCTCAGTGAAGAGTCCGAAGCGAAACGTACGGCGGTACAGGTCGGTGATCCATTCATGGAGAAGCTGGTTATGGAATCTTGCCTGGAGCTGATCGACAGCGGGATCGTACTCGGAATTCAGGATATGGGCGCAGCCGGTCTTACCTGCTCCAGTGCGGAAATGGCGAGCAAAGCGGGCAACGGTCTGGAGCTGTATCTGGATCAGGTGCCGCAGCGCGAAGATGGCATGACCCCTTATGAAATGATGCTCTCGGAATCCCAGGAGCGGATGCTGTTCGTGGTTGAGCCTAAGGATGAAGCTCAGGCGCAGGAAATCTTCGACCGCTGGGGCGTGATTTGCCGCAAAGTGGGTAAGGTTACTGACGATGGCCGCCTGAAGCTGTTCCATCACGGTGAAGTGGTCGGCGACATGCCGGTAACAGCTCTGGTCGATGAATGTCCGATTTATAACAAACCATCGGCAGTTCCTGCTTACTATGAGGAGAATGCTGCGGTGGATACGCTTCGCTATGATGAAGTCACCGATCTGGGCGGAGCCCTGCGCACCGTACTGGGATCACCTACAGTAGCCAGCAAAGCATGGGTATACAACCAATATGATTATATGGTGCGGACCAGCACGGCCGTTCGTCCGGGTTCCGATGCAGCGGTGGTAACGATCCACGGCACACGCAAAGCTCTGGCGATGACTACGGACTGTAACGGACGTTATGTCTATCTCGATCCTGAAGTGGGCGGGCGTATTGCTGTCAGCGAAGCCGCACGTAATATTGTCTGCTCCGGTGCCCAGCCGCTAGCGATTACGGACAACCTGAATTTCGGCAGTCCGGAGAAGCCGGAAATCTTCTGGCAGATGGAACGTGCGGTAGACGGTATGGCTGAAGCCTGCCGTGTGCTTGATACCCCTGTAATTGGCGGTAACGTCAGTCTCTACAATGAAAATGCTTCAGGAGCTATCTATCCGACACCGGTTGTCGGCATGGTGGGATTAGTTGAAGATACCGATCATATTACCACTCAGGCCTTCAAGCAGGAAGGCGATTCGATTCTGTTGCTTGGTGTTACGAAGGCAGAGCTAGGCGGCAGTGAATTTCAGTATGCTGTTCACGGCCTGACCGAAGGACGTCCGCCAGAACTCGATCTGGCAACGGAACGCAAACTGCTGGATGCCGTACTTGCTGCGATCCGCAGCGGGCTTGTCCGCTCGGCGCATGACCTGTCCGAAGGCGGCCTGGCCGGAGCACTGGCAGAGAGCTGCATCAGCGGCACCATTGGAGCGAATATTGAGCTGTCCGCCAGCGGATTGCGCCGTGATGTGGCGCTGTTCAGCGAGAGCCAATCCCGGATTATTCTGACTTCTGCGCCTAGCCGTGCGGAAGAATTACAAGCAGCGGTTGCCGCCTACGGCGTACCGGTCGAAATCATTGGAACTGTTGGCGGAGACCGCCTGCGTATTGCATTGGACGGAGCGGCAGCACTGGATGAAGCCGTTACTGAACTCAAGACCATTTGGGAGGATGCTATTCCATGTCTTATGAAATAAAGACCGGGAACAAGCAGGAAGCCCCTATCCTGTGGACCGGCGACTTTTACAACGAAGGAACGGGCTCGGGAGATATTTTTGACACGTTAAAAGAAGAATGCGGCGTCTTCGGGGTCTTCGGACACCCGGAAGCCGCTTCCATGTCCTATTACGGCCTGCACGCCCTGCAACACCGGGGAGAAGAAAGCGCGGGCATCTGTGTGGCGGATGGACGCGACTTCAACTATCACCGCGGCATGGGCCTGGTGAAGGAAGTATTCGACAAAGATAAGATCGCTTCGCTGATCGGGGACATGTCTATCGGGCATGTGCGTTATTCGACCAGCGGAGACAGCCGGCTGACCAATGCGCAGCCGCTGGTCTTCAAATACCGTGACGGTGATCTCGCGATTGCCACGAACGGCAATATCGTGAATGAACCTCTAATCCGTAAGCAGCTGGAGCAGGGAGGCTCGATCTTCCAGACCACCAGCGACACCGAGGTGCTGGCGCATCTGATCGCGCGTTCGCAGAAGGATTTTGTCGAAGCCACGAAGGATGCCCTGGCCCAGCTGGTTGGTGGTTTCGCCTTCCTGCTGATGACCAACGACAAGCTGATTGTTGCTTCTGACCCGCATGGCTTGCGTCCCTTAGTGATGGGCCGGCTGGGTACGGCGTATGTCTTCGCTTCCGAATCCTGTGCACTCGAAGTCATTGGCGCCCAGCTGGTGCGTGATATTGAGCCGGGTGAGCTGCTCGTGCTGGATAAGGACGGTTTCCGCGAGGACCGCTTCGCGGAACCTAAACGCAAAGCACTGTGCGCGATGGAATATATCTATTTCGCCCGTCCGGACAGCGATCTGAACGGCTCCAACCTGCACTCCGCCCGCAAGCGGATGGGTAGCCGGATGGCGCTTGAAGCCTTTGTGGACGCAGATATCGTAACCGGCGTGCCGGATTCCAGTATCTCCGCAGCTATCGGCTACGCTGAGCAGACAGGCATCCCGTACGAGCTTGGACTGATCAAGAACAAGTATACCGGCCGGACCTTCATCCAGCCGAGCCAGGAGCTGCGTGAGCAGGGCGTGAAGATGAAGCTCAGCGCGGTGCGACGTGTCGTGGAAGGCCAGCGTGTAGTCATGATCGACGATTCCATCGTGCGCGGCACGACCTCGCGCCGGATTGTTAATCTGCTGCGCGAGGCCGGAGCGGCTGAGGTTCACGTGCGGATCACCTCGCCGCCGTTCAAGAATCCCTGCTTCTATGGCATCGATACCCCGGACCGCCGCGAGCTGATCGCCTCTTATAAGACAATCGCCGAGATGTGCGAGGAGATCAATGCGGATTCGCTTGCGTTCCTTTCACCGGATGGACTGATCCAGTCCATCGGCGGCTATAATAGTGACGATTACAAAGGCGGATTATGCCTGTCCTGCTTCGATAATGATTACCCCACGCAGGTGGATTTCGGTGGGGAAGAGAAGGACGGATGCTCGTGTTAGGTGGGACATCCCCCTAAATCCCCCTTGCGAAGGGGGACCCCGGAGGGCGCTACCCTCCGGCCACCCGGAAGTTTGGTGGAAGGAGTTTGCTCTAAACTTGCTAAGAGGGCGTGGGTGCGGGTGCCCGCTTTGTCCCTGTGTGCTGCGCACGGCCGGGACACGCTTCACGGCGCTCCGCGCCCTGGCGGCATGCTTCCCGCCGGGCCTTAGCTCCAGAACCTGCCCTGTTTGCTGCGCAAATCCGGAGGTTCTGTCGCCTTAGGGATCGCACGGCTTCGCCCCGTGCGGGAAGAGCCCCAGAACCTGCCCTGTTTGCTAACGCAAATCCGGAGGTTCTGTCGCCTTAGGGTTCGCACGGCTTCGCCCCGTGCGGGAAGTGCTCCAGAACCTGCCCTGTTTGCTGTCGCAAAATCGGAGGTTCTGTCGCTTTAGGGATCGCACGGCTTCGCCCCGTGCGCTTGGAGGCGCTGGGCTTCGCCCACAGCGCCGAAACATTGCTGCTGTGCAAGGCGCGTAATTCGGCTTGCGGCACGGGTTTGAACCCCGGTGGTTGGAGTCATGGAGAGGAATTTTGGAACTGTAGGAGCGGTAGCGTCCGCCTTTATATTTGGATTTCTACCGCGGCCAGCGGTTCAAATCAAGGAAATCCAAATATAACAGCGGCCGGAAGTCCAAATATTCTTCGTAATGACGACTATAACCACCAATCCGGCCAAACCCAGGCCGCCCCGAACCGCGCTCTAAACTAATTTAAATGAGGTGTCCAAAAGTGTCGGAAGCTTATAAAAACGCCGGAGTGGATATTGCGGCTGGCAATGAAGCGGTAGAACGCATGAAGAAGCATGTGAAGCGCACCTACCGTCCTGAAGTGATGACGGAGCTGGGCGGATTCGGCGCATTGTTTGGCCTGAATAAGGACAAATACGAAGAGCCGGTCCTCGTATCGGGAACGGACGGCGTGGGCACGAAGCTCAAAATCGCGTTCGCAGCGGACCGCCACGACACAATTGGCATCGATGCTGTAGCCATGTGTGTAAATGATATCGTAGTCCAGGGCGCAGAGCCGCTGTTCTTCCTCGACTATCTGGCCTGCGACAAGGTAGTGCCGGAGAAGATTGAGGCGATCGTTGCCGGAATCGCCGAAGGCTGCCATCAGGCAGGCTGCGCCTTGATTGGCGGAGAGACTGCGGAGATGCCGGGCATGTACTCGGCCGGTGAGTATGATATCGCCGGATTTACCGTAGGGGTTGCTGACAAAGCGAAGCTGGTAACGGGAGCAAACATTGCAGCTGGAGACACTGTAATTGGTCTGGCATCAAGCGGCATTCACAGCAACGGATTCTCGCTGGTGCGCAAGCTTTTGCTGGAGGAGGGCGGCTACGGATTGAACGATGTAGTGCCTGAACTCGGCGCTCCACTCGTGGACGTTCTGCTGGCTCCAACCAAAATCTATGTGAAGCCGCTGCTGGCCCTGCTGGAACAGCTTCCGGTTAAAGGCATGGCTCACATTACCGGAGGCGGGTTTATCGAGAATATCCCGCGTGTACTGCCTGAGAATGTAAATGTAGAGATTAACTACGGCTCTTGGCCGATTCAGCCAGTCTTTGCTTTGATGCAGAGCAAAGGCAAGGTAAGCAACCGCGATATGTTTACCACTTTCAATATGGGCATCGGCCTTGTACTGGTGGTAGCTGAAGCGGACGGAGCGCGCGCGCTCGAGCTGCTGAAGGCCAGCGGGGAAGAAGCTTATCGTATCGGCACTGTAACAGAAGGTGAATGCAAGGTTACCTTCACGGGGGCTGAAGTCTGATGGAGTGGAGCCGGATCGCTGTATTTGCTTCGGGGCAGGGCAGCAATTTCGCCGCACTGGTCCAGGCGCAGCAGGAGGGGAAGCTCGGCGGAGGCAGCATAGAGCTGCTGGTCTCAGACAAGCCGGAAGCGCCTGTGGCACAGCGGGCGGAGGAAGCGGGAATTCCCGCCCTCCTGCTGCGGCCGAAGGACTTCGCGGGCCGCGAGCTGTACGAGGCAGCGATTGTTGCGGAGCTTCAGCGCCGGGACATCGGACTGATCGTGTTGGCCGGATACATGCGTCTGATCTCACCGGTGCTGCTTGAGCCTTACGCCGGACGGATCATCAACATCCATCCGTCGCTTTTGCCGGCCTTTACAGGTAAGGATGCGATTGGCCAGGCGCTGGATTATGGCGTGAAGCTGACGGGAGTGACGGTGCATTTTGTCGACGGCGGCATGGATACCGGACCGGTTATTGCCCAGCACAGCGTTGAGGTGAAGCCGGGAGACACAGCCGATTCACTTGCAGAACGTATCCACCAGGTAGAGTACGGGCTGTATCCCGAAGTGGTGGCAGCTTTGGCAGCCGGCAGAGTGGATCTGAACGGAAGAATAACGACAATCGGCGAACAATAGCAGAAGCCATACCAGCCGGATCTGACACACGAATAAATGTATTTCAGGCAGGTGCGGCTGATTCTGATATTTCTCGGGAAATATTGCACAAAGTCTGCAAGATGTCGGATGGGCTGACTGAGCAGTTTGAAATTGCCGGAATTACGGGTTTGCTGAGATGCCGGTTGCTGTCGATATAGCAATTGGATTCACTCCAATTAATTTGTCTGAATACCAGCGATCGTAGAACGTAATTGGATACAGTACAACTAATTCTGGCGCTCATAGGCTCTAAGGCGCATATGGCATCATTTAGATGGACAATATCCAACTAATTTATCCGGCTGATAACAAGCCGAAATTAAATGACGTAAATCCACTTATTATATAAACACTACAAACTCAAGTATAAGCACGGGCTAACCGGCGACAATGATCCTGCGATCATAGGCCACAACCTAATCTAGCGTGAATCCAGAGGAGGACTATTCAAAGTGAGTATCAAAAGAGCGCTGGTCAGCGTATCCGACAAACAGGGCATCGTGGATTTTTGCCGCGAGTTGTCTGCACTAGGCGTAGAAATTATCTCCACAGGCGGCACCAGCACACTTCTGGCTAAAGAAGGCGTTCCGGTCATCGGTATTTCCGAAGTAACGGGCTTCCCCGAAATTATGGACGGTCGTGTCAAAACGCTGCATCCCGCTGTACATAGCGGCCTTCTTGCGGTTCGTGATAACGAGGAGCACACTCGGCAGATGAACGAGCTTGGACTCGACTACATCGACCTTGTAGTGGTGAATCTGTATCCGTTCGCGGAGACCATTGCTAAGCCGGATGTGTCGTATGAGGAAGCTATCGAGAACATCGATATCGGCGGACCTACGATGCTGCGTTCGGCGTCGAAGAACCATGCTTTTGTCAGTGTGGTAGTGGATGCGGCTGATTATGCTACAGTGCTTGAGGAGGTTCGCGCCAGCGGAGATACCACCCTTGCAACCCGCAAACGTCTTGCGGCCAAAGTCTTCCGCCACACGGCGGCTTACGATGCCCTGATTGCCGATTATCTGGCGAATGTAACCGGTGAACCGCTGCCGGAGCGCTATACGGTCACTTATGAGAAAATCCAGGATCTGCGTTACGGGGAGAACCCGCATCAGAAGGCTGCCTTCTACCGCAAGCCGCTGGCTGCGCAGGATACACTCACCGCTGCCGAGCAATTGCACGGCAAGGAGCTGTCCTACAACAACATCAACGATGCGAATGCCGCGCTCCAGATTGTCAAAGAGTTCGAAGAACCGGCTGTTGTAGCTGTTAAGCATATGAATCCTTGCGGCGTAGGCGTGGGGGCGAGTGTATATGAGGCTTATCAAAAAGCGTACAATGCTGATCCAACCTCCATCTTCGGCGGAATTGTAGCAGCGAACCGGATCATTGATGAGGATACGGCTAATATGCTGAAGGATATTTTCCTTGAGATCGTGCTGGCTCCGGGCTTCACGGATGAAGCGCTGGAAATCCTGACGAAGAAAAAGAATATCCGCCT
This window contains:
- the purE gene encoding 5-(carboxyamino)imidazole ribonucleotide mutase, which produces MSVQVGVIMGSKSDYETMEHACAVLEELGVPYEKKVISAHRTPDLMFRYAEEAAERGLKVIIAGAGGAAHLPGMVAAKTTLPVIGVPVQSKALNGLDSLLSIVQMPAGIPVATVAIGRAGATNAGLLAAQIIGAFEPEVARKVQLRREATQREVLESSETL
- a CDS encoding 5-(carboxyamino)imidazole ribonucleotide synthase, translating into MERRDEAAAGAVEASGAGTSRTLLPGATIGVLGGGQLGRMMALSGSAMGYRFVALDPAPDAPCGQVTPQIIAAYNDRDAARELAQRADVITYEFENVDAGVAALLTEESYVPQGSALLYTTQHRLREKAAIIAAGVPVAPYRKVGSLAELEAAAADLGLPCVLKTATGGYDGKGQAVIRRPEELAAAFRQVAPGAAAPAPQASGAAASPDSPGAAEAEDAAEATAHAPELVLEKFIAFKCEISVIAARSPAGEVKSFPPAENIHVDNILHLSIVPARVPEEIQRRACELAEQIVSGMDAVGLLAVEMFVTEDGELFVNELAPRPHNSGHYTMDACVTSQFEQHVRAICNLPLGDTTLLTPVVMVNVLGQHLEGAIQAACTADEGTNRLGVSPKLHIYGKTESKTGRKMGHINLLCKDTGDGLSWVEQTNLWRN
- the purB gene encoding adenylosuccinate lyase, whose amino-acid sequence is MIERYSRPEMRAIWTEENKFNAWLEVEICACEAWAELGVIPHEDAAKLRKDAKFDIARIDEIEQETRHDVIAFTRAVSESLGAERKWVHYGLTSTDVVDTALGYLLRQANEILEQDIIRFIEILKDKAVAYKDTPMMGRTHGVHAEPTTFGLKMALWYEEMKRNLERFRHAANGVQFGKISGAVGTYANIDPFVEEFVCRKLGTSPAPISTQTLQRDRHAEYMAALALVATSLDKFATEIRALQKSEIREVEEAFAKGQKGSSAMPHKRNPIGSENISGLSRVIRGHMVTAYENVPLWHERDISHSSVERIILPDATMLLNYMLNRFGNIVKNLTVFPDNMKRNMNRTFGVPFSGRILTKLIDKGFSREQAYDTVQPRAMQAWEEQTQFRDIVEATPEITAVLSPEEIEDAFNPSWHLKHVDTIFHKLELI
- a CDS encoding phosphoribosylaminoimidazolesuccinocarboxamide synthase, producing the protein MTSTAVSTAVELVNAPLLYKGKVRELYDLGDEVLIVVTDRISAFDYVLDPAIPDKGNVLNRLSAFWFGQTKELIENHVVHIDVDRLGDIVRDREALKNRIMVVRKAERIDIECVVRGCITGGGWRQYQETGKVNGIELPKGLRKNAVLAEPIFTPAAKNDVGHDEDIPFEQMQELIGAELALELKEKSLKLFAFAREYCNDRGIILADCKFEFGLLDGKVILIDEIFTPDASRFWAKDKYALDIEIDSMDKEPVRTYLSASSWDKNSTPDPLPAEVVEETSRRYLDIYHRLTGKSL
- the purS gene encoding phosphoribosylformylglycinamidine synthase subunit PurS, whose amino-acid sequence is MLKATVYVTIKKSVLDPQGVAVQGALHSVGFQEVESLRIGKYMELTLDTDNRAEAEGRLKEMCEKLLANTVIEDYRYELED
- the purQ gene encoding phosphoribosylformylglycinamidine synthase subunit PurQ; protein product: MKFAVLVFPGSNCDIDCYKAVEDSLGEPVDYVWHTATDLSAYDCILVPGGFSYGDYLRCGAISRFAPVMAEVAKAAEQGKFVLGICNGFQILTEAGLLPGALRRNMSMKFRCHDTVLKVVNNTTPFTIDYAKDEEIVIPIAHGEGNYYCDEETLAELKANNQIVFTYSDNPNGSVADIAGVSNVAGNVVGMMPHPERAANSLLGSEDGKRMFTSILTTWRDRYDAASIR